From Acidobacteriota bacterium, the proteins below share one genomic window:
- a CDS encoding pentapeptide repeat-containing protein, with product MSKPGDQDPSKQELIEAISEELAKRGYATTQKVGESIKEELAPLEVQVGKLENDLQTIEVRAAHARQAFKDLDEALGLEGSSGTTTGARLAHWLGRTLSVLVLGVLILQVWILQKQLDRETQSDYDTRKTGHLELIYGNCGNSEGVPHGCEPPTPPAVRRSALVSLLDLERRMPESAWGQRSLVDRGTQDRIDLKYAPLAGIDLDGIDLRSVNLSQADLPGQNLTSAKLGNTWFLAASMHGVVLSRSDKPYSDISFSGANLSSAILSTAQFLENVDMTNTVLENAQLSGADLSGVKGLTTDQICSGRWDAGQHPKLPAYLMRSPPWCYPIDELVWTAFDSELVPSKG from the coding sequence GTGAGTAAACCTGGGGATCAAGACCCGTCAAAACAAGAGCTGATTGAGGCGATCTCCGAGGAGCTTGCGAAAAGAGGCTATGCGACCACGCAAAAGGTCGGCGAATCCATCAAGGAAGAGTTGGCCCCGCTAGAAGTGCAAGTCGGGAAGCTGGAGAACGATCTTCAGACGATCGAGGTCAGAGCAGCTCACGCCAGGCAAGCCTTCAAGGACCTAGACGAAGCCCTTGGACTAGAAGGCTCGTCGGGGACGACTACCGGCGCTAGGCTCGCGCACTGGCTAGGACGAACACTCTCGGTGCTTGTGCTCGGCGTGTTGATCCTTCAAGTCTGGATCCTGCAGAAGCAGCTAGACCGAGAAACCCAAAGCGACTACGACACCCGAAAGACCGGTCACCTTGAGCTCATCTACGGAAACTGTGGAAATTCCGAAGGTGTGCCTCACGGCTGTGAGCCTCCGACACCACCGGCTGTTCGCCGATCGGCCCTAGTGTCTCTGCTCGATCTAGAGCGACGCATGCCCGAGAGCGCCTGGGGGCAGAGATCCCTAGTCGACAGAGGAACTCAAGACAGAATCGACCTCAAATATGCTCCACTGGCAGGTATTGACCTCGACGGCATCGATCTGAGAAGTGTCAACCTTAGTCAGGCCGACCTACCCGGCCAGAATCTGACGTCGGCAAAACTCGGCAACACCTGGTTCCTTGCGGCATCGATGCACGGCGTGGTCCTGAGTCGGAGCGACAAGCCATACTCTGATATCAGCTTCTCTGGAGCCAACCTGAGTAGTGCGATCCTGAGCACCGCGCAGTTCTTGGAGAATGTCGACATGACAAACACCGTTCTCGAGAATGCCCAGCTATCCGGTGCTGATCTCAGTGGAGTCAAAGGCCTGACGACCGATCAAATCTGCTCCGGGCGATGGGATGCGGGCCAACATCCTAAGCTTCCAGCTTACTTGATGAGATCCCCGCCCTGGTGTTACCCCATTGACGAGCTTGTCTGGACAGCCTTTGACAGCGAGCTGGTACCCTCGAAGGGTTGA